The Motacilla alba alba isolate MOTALB_02 chromosome 3, Motacilla_alba_V1.0_pri, whole genome shotgun sequence DNA window GGCGGCCGCGCATCCCCGCGGGCACACGGGATGCTGCGTGTTTAGCCCCGGCGGTACTCGGAGCGCGGAAAACGCTCCGCGGGGATGCGTTTCCATGGCCTCGTGCTCCattttaatactaaaaaaaaaaaaaaaaaaaaaaaaaaaaaaaaaaattaaaatcacgGTGGAAGGCAGGGGCGGGCTGACTGCTGGCTGGCCCCGCATGCCGGCAGCAGGCAGTCGCGCTAGGTGCCCGGGGTCGGGGGCACGGCTCGAAGGGGAGCGCTGGCTGCGGTAGCCCCCGCCGGGGGGGAGGGGGCCGCCCGCCTGCCACTATTTTTGGAAGTCACTCGAAAGTTACCGGCAGCCGCCAGCGGGTGGGGGATggccccggccctgccgccCCACGGGGACCCCCGTCCTGAGcccgggccgccgccgcgctcccgcctTCCCCCCGAGTCGGGCGGGCCGCGAGCCGCCCTCgccccggccgcgctccgcAGCGCCGCCCCCCGGGCGGCCGCGGGACGCGCCCCGAGAGGCCGCGCGTCGCCCCGCGGGCGGGAGTTTCGAACGGCTCGGGGCGAGGGAGGGAATGCGGGGCGCTGGAGCCCGCCGGCGGGCCGGGGAGCGGCCGCTGCCCCGAGAGCAGGAGGAGGCCGCCTGTGAGCGGGAGAGGACACTGCTCGGCCGGCACTCGGCGGAGCCCAGCGCCGCCTGCTCGCCAGAGAGCTCCGCGGGCGCAGGGGCGAGGGCAGGGCTGCGGAGAAGGGGAGTTGCGTGCTGTCCTGGCTAAGGTGCCCTGGCAGGCTCGCTGTCGCTGCGGTTTAAGTCGCCTCACCCCgcctgcctctgcagcagcgCGTACTCGTGCGTGCCGGCGGGATGGTGACAGCgcggggaggggagggacgGCCGCCGTGGCGGGAACTTCAGAGGAAGTCTCGCCTGAGCCAGGGTTTCCTCTAGGCCTCCGCAGCCCGTCTCCTGCCTTctagcagctggagctgtgctccaTGCCCCGCCACGTTGCTGGCTGGATCTCTCCGGTCAGCCTGCCCCATCCGAGGTGCAGCATCGGACTCCATCCGTGGCAACTGCTATGGCAGGTGGCAGTGCCCGTGACAGGGGCTCTGTGCAATATGTTAGGCTTTTCCTTCCAGTTGTGCACAGCTGTATGTGATGTGCTTCTCACACTTAGGAGTTATGTTAAAGTTAATCCTGGATAGTCGTGATGAGAAGAATTATAGATAGTCCAATGCAGAATTCTTACCTCTTTTCCCGTGCTAACATACAAGTTAAGACTCTAGGATAAATTAGGGATGAGCACTGCTATCTTTCACATTTAAAGATAAGATTTAACACAGCCATTGTATACTTGATAAAAAGTCATTGCCTTAGCTTTCCTATGCTATTATGTCTGTTTACTGTGCTGTTTTCAGCCCATACTCTGCAACACTGATCCTAAAATTAAATCCATGAACTCCATCCCTCTTTCTTAACGTGGTTGTTCTGTATCAACatttaaattgtgttttttaaaagcctaGGTTTAGTACAAATACTATGAGTTGTTTAGAATAAGCTTTACACTGTTCTAGAATAATGGTACAGGATGGTGTGAGCAGTTTAGCCTAAAGAACCTCACTTCTTGTAAGTAGTAATTTGTCCTCAGATGCAGACAAGAAAGTTCCCTAATTACCCTGATTGAGTACCCTGCAATACTGACAACAGCTAGTACTTCATGCTTAAAAGGTAAATAAAACCTCTGATATAGTACCTGGGAAACTGCTGTGTTGTACAGAGGAGTAAAATCCCTTCCCAAGTCCTGTTTATTATAACAGTTTAACTTGCAAAACCTGCACTAATGGtaaacaaaacaagcaagaaGAATTCACTAATGAGGAAAGAGAGTTGCAGTCTTAAAGCACTAGTCaagtgctatttttttttctatgcttaAATTCCATTCCTGCACCCAGAAACCATGAGGCAGACCTTTGGATTTGCCAAGTGTACTAATAAAGTTAATGTAATAGTTTACAGGTTTGTGCTTTTGCAAAGGCAATCGGGGCATTGTTTgcaaggggggaaaagaaatataCCATGGAAGTTTTTAAGGTAGAGTTCTGAAACAACAGCTTAATTAAGAAAAGAAGTGTTTGTTACAGTTTCTCTAATGGtagtctctttttttcccctcttgtttTAATAACCCCAAAATCTGTCTTGCAAGGTTAGTTTCATATCTGTGAATAATACTATTTTTTGAATCTAAAAGGAAGGTGAAAAGCTGACCCAGGAAGAGCTAATTTGGGTTAATTTGCGGTTTCAGCTTAAAAACATGAGTGGGGAAGAGGCTGAGATAGAAAACACTGCATTGTAATAAATGTTGGGTTTAGTGCATGGCTTTAAGAAGCAGAATGCTAcactgttttgttgtttgtttgtttgttttgtctatAATTCCAATTTAGGGTGTAGATAAGATCCAAGCATCACTGTCTTTAAGAATAGGGTCTAGTCATGGTGTCACAATTTAATGTACTTCCCAGGTAACACAAGTGACATATGAAGGAACGGGGGCATACAGTTTGTGTGCCTGGAGCTTACCCAGTGGGTTTCTTACTCAATTAACTACTTTCCATGATCTTTGTAATGTAAGCTGCGAGGTGTGCATGTGCAAGGTGGGAATTTTGGGTTTGGGAGGTTAGTCAGTATTCAAGGATGTCATGATTTATAGGCATcatccctctgctgcagccattCTGACAGACTTCGAGATGATGTTCAACACAGCTCCCAGTTAGTAAAAGGGCCCTGCTCTCTgtataaattttgaaaattaactTCACTGTAAAAATAGAGGGATTCCTGTGATACAACTGACTAGAGAAAGTGGGATGATCTTGTTCATGAGGACAGGGTCAGGCTGTCAGTAAATTTTTCTGACAAAGACAGGTCCTTGTTATTCCAGGCTTATTGCCAAAGAAGTAATTTTAGGCTATGCAAAACTGTAGATGGGCAAGAGTGGAAGACCCCCTAACTGTAATGATAAataatgtttgtttgtttgtttctttttttttaatgtagatttggaatggaaaataatttatgtgGGTTCAGCTGAAAGTGAAGAGTATGATCAGGTGTTAGACTCTGTTTTAGTTGGAcctgttcctgcaggcagacACATGTTTGTATTTCAGGTAAGTTTGATTAACCCTTTCTAAAAGTTGTGCTAATTTGATTAGGGATAACTGTATCAAACTAAGAggcatttgaaaaataatagtaaaaaatattgcagtgaGTCCCTCAGGTATGATATACCTTCCTTTAAAGTCTGTTCTTGAGCTTGTACTTCTTGCCCCTGATATTTCTTggttatattttttatttgtggtaTCAGTATTAGCTGATAAAAGCACAGTTCCCATAGCTACTGATAATTTTAACCAGTCTGGTTCATAATTAGCAGTGCCAGTTGCCTGGTTTACACCAGCACCATGAGGCTcacctcttctgctgctgctggcagtttCAGACAATCAGGAGCACTAGGTTAATGTAGACAACACCTTCAGACAATCAGACCAACAAACTAATGGTAAAACTCAGCCTGAATAATCAagatgtttgtttctgtttggcAGAACACATGGTCAACTGTGATGTTTGGCTAAGCATGCTAAATCATAATGAAATACAATGATTTCTAAAATAAAGATAGAAATTCAGTGGTAAATTTGAGATATTTAGGACACAAGTGTGTAGGTCAAGACTGTGCAAAAAAGTCTAGAACGTGTGACAGTCCTATAAAATACTGCTGTTAATGCCAAAAGTTAATAAGGaataatgaaggaaaagaaaacagggatTTAGCAACACTAAGATGACTTACTGGCCTAGACTTGTTTCTGTTTAAACTCAGTGAGAAGCAAGGGGAGAATCTGAAATGAACTTGCCTGAATTCTTACAGaagctttcttttgtttgggaTAACTTCCTTTGTGGTGgtggggtgtttttgtttgtttatttattcaaaactataatttttattaaaactaatATATTTTCTCTATGAAAtactagaattttttttgtaaactgaCAGGAAAATCCACTGGATAAAAAATCAGGTAGAAACTGAGTATGTCTTATTGTATAAGAACTCTGCTATTTTCCCAAATACGATAAATTAACTTAACTAATGGCAAATGCATGCTGAAGTATGAGCACTAAAGAACACCAAAGTGCTGACTCCCTTATTTCTCATGGTTACTGCAACTGGTTTAAAATAATATCAACATTTGTGAGGCAATCCTGATTATTCCTATAAGCTCTAAGAAAGGTAATTTGTTTGGCATTTTGGGGGTGTTTGTTTATTCTGggcctttttgttttgttttttccttacagaaCAGGCTTAAGGAATAGATTAGACTGGAGGTTGCAGCATTTATCAACCACATACACCTCAAATCAGTGTTGAAAcgtttctgtttggttttggagGCAGGCCTAATTTTTCCACACTACAAATAAAGCAGATGTGTAACAAATGCATCATCTATTAACAGTTTTTCCATTATCAAGCCATTATAGCTTATGGCATTAATTGGTCAGAAATAGGTCATCCTCTATTGCTCTCAGAGGGGCTACCTTGTGTTTGTATGGTGGAAAATCAGCTGCCATTTACATTTCTGATTTGAAGATGCACTGTTCTCAAAGGTCTGAAGATTCTTTGTTGATGGTGATGGGAAAGAGCAAGAAGCAGGTGCCTAAAAAAGGCACGTTTTGGCTGTATGATTAGGCAGGTCTCAAATTAAATTTACTGGTCTTGCAGTTTCTGTAGAATGGACTCAGCAACTGTATCATGGTTATAAATGACACTACAGCTAAATTAGGAGGAGATGTGTAGAGATTTTGCTTAGATTGGAGTAGATACTGTAAAAGATTCCATCtgttaaaatatactttttatttcttatggAAGTACAGTTGGGTCTGAGTATATTATGTTTCAAAGGCTCTGGATTTCAGGTGAGGGTAGGAGTCAGCACATGTGTACACAGGAAACCACCAAAGTGCTGCAAGAAGCCTTTGCTGATGACTGAAGCAATTTTACTCACCAAGCTGAAGCAGCCTGGGATACGGAGAAAACAAGCAAGGGAAGGCAAGAATAGGGCAAAGCACAGAACTGCAGGAGGCATGTGACACAAAGAAAAGCGATTGTGTTCATGGGGAATAGCATAAGGAGAGGACCTTTGCAGAGGAGTATAAAATTTACAGATAATCTGTTGTAGATTTTTCTAGATCGGAAAATGGCTGAAATAGCAACTAAAATGGAGTACTACACAGATAGATTACCAAGAATGATAAAAATACCTTAGATGAAAAAAAGATCTGAAATGGTTGGAAATGCAGCCTTACAGAAAGATGGACCATTATTGTGCTTTTCAGACttacaaaagcagctttttgttttaaaaccccaaaacattacCTTTAAAAGGGTTTCAGTAGTAAAGGCCCACAGCTTGGCCTATTTGTTTCTAAATCTCAAGATATACATAGTGGAACCTGATTCCTTCTCAATTCTCTTGGGAATTTgtaataaaatcacagaaacttCTTTTTGAACATATAAGCACATAAATAATTTACTATCCTTAAGTGCACATATAACCTTTGCTACCTACTCTGCAGCAATAGCTATGAGAATAAATATCATGTGAAAAAGCAAGATAATTCAAGGCAACATGCGGGCTGATTTCATAAATGTCTTAAGTAATTTATAGCATAAGACTTAAGTAATTTATAGCATAATGGCATATTAAGACAGTGATTTTTATGCAAAAATTAATCTACTGCCTCTGCCCACCAAAATACCTGTTTGCAGGTAATctgcttatttttcatttggtcATACcaagctcttctttttttctgccatctgTGTATGATCTTTGGTTCCTGATTAATTAAGAGGTTTGACAAAACCAGGAAGTTGAAAATTtgagaaaattgttttaaacaGTCTTCAGTGTCTTTTTCATGCAGCAACACAATGCTTGAGAGATAAGTAGGATTAGAACAGAGGGTCGAGTTCAGGACTGTGTCACAGGATATTACAAGACAGAAAATGACAGTGGAAACCTGGAAGACTAAGATCCTACATTAGAATGTGAGTTGAGTTTAATGGGGAGTTAAACAGAATATGGTTCTTCTCTTGCCCATTACTGTGGAATTTAAAGTGATCAGATAGTTCTGGGCACTGTTAGAACAAGACTTCTGAGTTAAAGTAATGATTTAATCTGTATTGGCGGTTCTTGTGATTCCCTCaagcttctgcattttttctgttttcttggcCATCTTTTTCATTCCCCTATGCTAGTTGTAAAGCCATTCAGtcattttctatttccttcagggctggaggaagaggagttCTACCTGATTCCCTGGTTTCTTCTCCTCCCTTGGGTGTATTTCTGCCTGAGAGGTCTGACTCACCTAATTCTTCTGCAAAGTGCCTACAGCTTCTCAAAAAAAGCTAGGCTGGTTTGAAGGCTTAGAACTGAAGTGGCAAAGAGTAGATGCCAGTGCTgcatgagcagcagctcccgaATTTCACCATGATGAAGTATATAAATACTACAGAAAAGTAGGAAGGAGAGGGACAGCAGGAATTAATTCCATTCATCCTCTGTCATTAGGCAAGGTTTGTTACACCCAAACCATCTGAACACACATTACTAATACCAACTTGTTCGCATGACATGGGTGTTCACAGTTGACTTCAGATTTTCACGTGGAATGTAAATATGAAGCTGTTTTACTATGCCTGTATTGCTGCTACTTTAAATCCTGCAGCAGAATCAGGCATGACATTTTATGAATAGATGTGGTAGGAGGCATTTTAAGGGACTGATGTGAGCCACATTTTATGAGGCAAATTTTATTGATAAGTAACTGCAGAGCCATGGTAAGTAAGGACACTGAGGAAGATTGTATCAGTTGCATGTTAATTAGGTTTGCATACTGGTAGAAGATGTTCAGGTGTCTTGGACAGATGATGCAGTTAACTGTATAAATTTTAATGAACAGGGGTATTACGAATGAAGCCAGAGAAAGTACTTAATTCCTTCCCTAGAAATCTGTGGAACAGCTCAAACCTTACCACAGCCCATCCCTTTTCTTGCTGAAGTATAATTTGCAGTCTGTAGTTTTAAGGATATAGTCTTGTTAAGAGCACACATACAGACCAATTCAACCTAGAGAGGGTGTATGAGAAAATAATCTTGTTTTACTAGATTACCAGGATGGGCTGGAGAACTGTGGCACTGTAGAACTGGAGTGATGTTGGTACCCCTGTGTGAACAATGGTTCAGCTGATCATATATTTAAAAGGAGTTTTGGATCAAACCTAGCCAATTGCCCATGAGAAATGTCAGCAAACAATTTTACTGTAATCCAATTCTGTCCTTAGAGGATGGTGTTCTAAATCTAGGGTTGATGTTGTGAAAGCAGTATATTTTCTGGTTAACTTGAACAATTTTAAATATAGTCACTACTTAGCTGCTGAAACATGCTACTTGAGATTCCCCTGCTAGGTAGGCATGTGCTAtcaattttaatttatctttccCTTTCACATTTAGGCTGATGCACCTAACCCAGGGCTTATTCCAGATGCAGATGCAGTAGGTGTAACAGTTGTGCTAATTACATGCACTTACCGAGGTCAAGAATTTATTAGAGTCGGCTACTATGTAAACAATGAATATACTGAAACAGAACTGAGAGAGAATCCACCAGTAAAGCCAGATTTTTCTAAGGTAAGGCATGTTTTGTTTTAGTCATGTGTCAGAGGTATGCTTatagaaaaaggtttttaagAAACAAGCCCAAACCCCAAATGGTTTCATTAAGTGCATGGAATGAGGCatcaaataatggaaaatacCTGGGGGGACAGACTGCAAGTGCCATGTAGTTGTCATAACTTTAGGTAATACTGAGAGACCATCAAAAATTTCCACCATCCTGAAGACTTGGCTGTACTTTCACACTGACTGTGAAATAAACTATTGGATTTATTCCCACCTGCACCACTGTTTACAAAATGGCTGTGTTcttcagaaaaacatgtttttctaaGCCCATCAACTGtcataatgtttttttttctaagccCACCAACCTGGAACTAAGTTGTAGATACTCATTAACTACAGTTGTTACTCAGCTGTTCTGGTGTCAGAGCTACAGTTTCTGCAAAACTTTAACAAACaaactgaggaagaaattcGGTGTAAAATGAGAGAACATGGGTAGCCTGGTTGGATTACTATCTGATAAATGTCTAATTTGACAAAGGAAGTATACAGATAAAGTTATAAAAACCTATATCCTCCATTGTAATAATTACCAATAAACCAAGACtagaattaaaatatgaaatgaaatagTAAGTTTTTCTGTGCTTAACTTTATTATCAGTGATCAGGTactaaaaaaattactgaaaattacagtaaaatttGAGGATTCTTAAACTTTGGATATgttcctttcttctttatttctttcatttaaaacataACTTATTTGTTATGTTGGTTACCAATGCCTAAATGGTGACTCCCTTTAAACACTTGAATTTAGAATGCCTAGAACTACTTATCTTTATTCTCTGTTTATATAAAAAGCtagctttgctgctgtggaagagaACAGCAAAAGCTATCATATGTTTGTATAGAGTCCTTAATGtcacttggggaaaaaatggaaatgcacaAGTAGGAGGTTATTAAAGTGATTGATTAATTATTGGGTAATAAGCTCTACCAGGTTCTAAAAAAGATATAGTCTTTTTAGTTAGTATAAGGGGTCAGGAAGTACTTAATGAGAATATACTTTCTTGGAGAATAAAATTGACAAAGCAGACCTTTCCTGTGATCAGTCTGAAATACCATAGTGAGTGTCCACTGGCCCTAAGCTGTCATCCTCCAGGTAAGAATATATAACCTTTTACCCCTTTTCAAAATAAggagaaaatctgcttttttggtttgtttttttttttctttttctggataTATAAACAAATGCAacatgttttcaaaagaaaatgaaggccAGCCATGAGAATAAGATAGATGACTAATCTAGAGATTAGATGGCCACTGCCACAGTGTTGGTATTTTCcaaatataaatgttttaatataaaACTCTAGTAGATAAATCCTCTTAGTGGAATCAGTTTAAAGTTTGGTAGTTTAAGGATAAGGTTGTACTTCTAAATGAAGATGAGCAGTTAATGGAATTGATAGGTATTGCAAATACCATAAAGTTGATATAAAATTTGATGAAGTACTGTGGTTTGCAAAATCCTTGTGTGGGTAGAAGTTATTTGCTTTACCAAAAGCtggataaaataataaacacttgcACTTTACTTGTGGATCTCTTTCACAGCCTTGACCTTGCGGAACAGTTAAAACACTCTTGAGAAAGTTGTTTTGCTGAGGAGAATATTAGGGAAAATAATAAGTGGTGTACTGTAAGCACACTTCTGATCCATAGGTAGTAGCCATAGATTCGCATTCATGTGAATTCCCTTTTTAAACAAATTGTTACACAAACAAGGCTATAGGGactaaaaggaaaaagtctATATGCATATGAACTCCAGTTTTAGATGTACACATTACAATccatatattttcttctttcccagcttcaaaggaatattttggCATCTAATCCCAGAGTCACAAGATTCCACATTAATTGGGAGGACAACACTGAAAAACTGGAAGATGCAGAGAGCAGTAACCCAAATCTACAGTCCTTGCTTTCCACAGATGCATTACCTTCAGCATCAAAGGGGTGGTCAACATCAGAAAATTCACTAAATGTTATGTTAGAATCTCATATGGACTGCATGTGACTAACCACCATCCTTTTGGTACTGTATATGTGTTAAACTGTAAAAACAACCAGAACTATTTCCCTCAAATTCCATAAGTACATAGTTGAAGCAATGTGAAgaacttgttttaaaacatcCTGTAgaaagtttataaaaaaaacaaaaacaaaaaacccaacaaacaaacagtaTTTGAGCAGATTGTGAAATATAAATACAACTATTTTTAAgtaattgtctttttttctaatgtgtTATTCTATGTGGTCTAAACCAAACCTGATTAAAGTATATGTATTCTCTCCCCTCCCCCCTTTACTTTGTAAGCATTGTTAAAAGCtaaaagaagtttaaaagtTTAAACATTCAGGCAAAATGAAGGAATAATGCCATGTCCTCATCTCTGCTATCCAGATTGCCAAATATAAAGTGCCCTTTAATAGCATCTTAAGAACAAAACTGTCATTAGATGAAgtgcaaagaaagaaagtatCTCTTAATAACAAAGTCCAAAAATGTCCTTTTGCTCTGAAAGCAGACAGCACAGTATAATTTTAGGTACaagcttcttttcctttcaaggcACATACTTGTTACTTAAAGCCTGCAATTTGAGATTTACCATCTGCTATCTtggattttaggatttttttttttaaatctcttgctgctgctgtttagCCAAGCTGTGGTTTTGTTCAGGACAGTGTTTCATGTGGATTGGGGTGGGTACCTCAGGACAGAGCCCTTTTTCAGCCACCCTAATAGCATACACAAGTGGTTGGAAGGATGCAAGCAATTACTGGAAGATTCTATGCCTCAAAAGCAATAGTATGAATATCTCAAATATGCTCTACTGTAAGATTATTATGGATCACTACTGGttagtatatttattttcaggcaTGCTTTATTGTAGTCTTTTTCAGTAGTAGTAAAGACTTTaggtgttttctttcattttttgaaacACCTGGAATTTTaaacttctgtgttttctctctaGCCTTTAAGGCAATCCTATTTACTGGTATAAACCCTGTTGTGGCAGGCATGAGACACTCAAGAATACATACTTGCCCTGAAGCTTTTGCAGTGAGACATCCCTATTACCTGAGGCATCcttgaagaaaaaatgaactAAGCAGAAACCTGTCAAGACTTAAGCCATTATTATGACACTTAAGAAGTTATTCCTTGCAATCCTCATTAGCCTTATTTATATTTACTGTACCTGTATGTGCATTTAAATTGTAATCTGTCATGCCAGATTACAGGAATATAGTTCTATTTACTAATCACTGCCCAAATTATGAGCCTTTGTAGGTTCTGGGCCCTTCAAAAAAAGGCAGACTTCCTGATGATTGACAGTGTAGCTCTGAACAAATACAGAatgctttctgttctttttctgcattCTGTAATGGGATGAAGATGCCCCAAACAGTGCTTCTGTCTTTCCATGTCATTAGCgaaattttctgcatttcaaatgtgTGGTTTTGAAACTGGAAAGGAATGACCTGATCTGAATGTTTTTCTTGTATGGAAACTCAGCAGTACACATCTAGGGTGGATGAATGAATTAATGAAATCCATTAATCTTTGGAGGCCTAGTTCTAATATGTGCTCTTAACAATCTCTCTCTAATTGTTTAAAGTGACAACCAGAAATCTAAAAAGATTAACTCTCGTGGGTAGGACTTAACACAAAG harbors:
- the ASF1A gene encoding histone chaperone ASF1A, which codes for MAKVQVNNVVVLDNPSPFYNPFQFEITFECIEDLSEDLEWKIIYVGSAESEEYDQVLDSVLVGPVPAGRHMFVFQADAPNPGLIPDADAVGVTVVLITCTYRGQEFIRVGYYVNNEYTETELRENPPVKPDFSKLQRNILASNPRVTRFHINWEDNTEKLEDAESSNPNLQSLLSTDALPSASKGWSTSENSLNVMLESHMDCM